From a region of the Chroicocephalus ridibundus chromosome 8, bChrRid1.1, whole genome shotgun sequence genome:
- the RBBP6 gene encoding E3 ubiquitin-protein ligase RBBP6 isoform X3 — protein MSCVHYKFSSKLNYDTVTFDGLHISLCDLKRQIMGREKLKAADCDLQITNAQTKEEYTDDNALIPKNSSVIVRRIPIGGVKATSKTYVISRTEPVSGTSKAIDDSSASISLAQLTKTANLAEANASEEDKIKAMMTQSGHEYDPINYMKKPLGPPPPSYTCFRCGKPGHYIKNCPTNGDKNFESVPRIKKSTGIPRSFMMEVKDPNTKGAMLTNTGKYAIPTIDAEAYAIGKKEKPPFLPEDPSSSSEEDDPIPDELLCLICKDIMTDAVVIPCCGNSYCDECIRTALLESEEHTCPTCHQTDVSPDALIANKFLRQAVNNFKNETGYTKRLRKQIQQQQQQQQQPPPPPPPPPPLMRQTITRNLQPLLRPTISRQQDPLMIPLASLASRSALSSLGPGQSSVAAGLPVNPSSVVVSDLPPAVSLSLRGEKPDGPFRDADTVLPPAALVTAAELSKSSPLSISSLLEEKGYQVPVLRQPALPSLLGPQGQSIPTTGHPMRASTIRSAGGRPGWELANRGRPHGDRAQRTQAPSLPASTPVFVPVPPPPLYPPPPHALPLPPGVPPPQFPPQFPPGQPPSAGYSVPPPGYPPAPANMSSAWVPTAVPTAHSNAIPTTQAPPLSREEFYREQRRLKEEEKKKSKLDEFTNDFAKELMEYKKIQKERRRSFSRSKSPYSASSYSRSSYTYSKSRSGSSRSRSYSRSFSRSHSRSYSRSPPYPRRGKGKSRNYRSRSRSHGYHRSRSRSPPYRRYHSRSRSPVFRGQSPTKRTIPQGEGEREYFNRYREVPPYDVKAYYGRSVDFRDPFEKERYREWERNYREWYEKFYKGYVVGAQPRPPVNRENFSPDRFGPPGTRRENSPYARGRREEYPGGQSHRNRNIAGNYPEKPSGRESHGIKDPTKSKEKEVENPLGDGKGNKHKKHRKRRKGDENEGFPNAELLEGARKPREPVTTEDVKTDSLFMLPSRDDATPVRDEPMEADSIAFKPVSEKEKKEKDKPKAKVDKTKRKVEVAVPPKKDNVTKPAKASQEKVDTDREKSPRTEPPVKKVKEELPKTDSVKTSSSQKEEKTAGTPRKVHPKVTKDHPETRPAKEEKAKKDHPKETKSEKPSNKEDKSKKPAEKSKPSDAKPEKRKRKADEKADKEHEATSVKASKAEPAESKTSPKGKTEPDGEKGERTPEKDKSAFLNNPAKKIKLNRETGKKIVSGENVPPAKEPVEKPEPSSSKVKQEKAKGKVRRKVTAADGSSSTLVDYTSTSSTGGSPVRKTEEKPDTKRTVIKTMEEYNNDITAPAEDVIIMIQVPQSKWDKDDFESEEEDIKSTQVPTNIGKPASVIKNVSAKPANPVKHNEKETEPLEKTQKTTKEASYESSQHDAKSSKSSMLNEKGKTKDRDHSLSDKDTSEKRKSSVQPEKDHSERASEQGNGKNISQSSKDSRSSEKHDTGRGSTAKDFTPNRDKKSDHDGNRDHSSSKRRDEKSELARRKDSPSRNRESASVQKSKPREERAEPSKKGVGDAKRSSYSPPRERKQTDHKAAHDSKRTLEEHKPPDKNVGKEKEKHVAEVKSNKEKEPGVTKPPVKQESPDVKNEKENVTGQNDKNVVKPKPQVSTSSRLSSDLTRETDEAAFVPDYNESDSESNVSAKDEEAAGKNPKEPKEKAVEKVKEETTAPAAVEQPEASRSQSQSSPSVSRSRSQSPSESQTRSHSSSASSGESQDSKKKKKKKEKKKHKKHKKHKKHKKHVGNETELEKSQKHKHKKKKSKKSKDKEKDDQKVKSVTT, from the exons gacaaaaattttGAGTCTGTTCCCAGAATTAAAAAGAGCACGggaattccaaggagtttcatgatggaggtgaaagatcccaatacaaagggtgctatgctgacgaACACTGGAAAATATGCCATACCAACTATTGATGC ggaagcttatgctataggaaagaaggaaaagcctcCCTTTTTACCAGAGGACCCGTCCTCCTCCTCAGAAGAAGATGATCCTATTCCagatgagttgttatgtctcatttgtaaagataTAATGACTGACGCGGttgttattccctgctgtggaaacagttattgtgacgaAT GTATTAGAACAGCATTACTGGAATCGGAGGAACATACGTGCCCAACATGTCATCAAACAGATGTTTCtcctgatgctttaattgccaatAAGTTCCTGCGCCAG gctgtgaacaacttcaaAAATGAAACTGGCTACACAAAAAGGCTCCGTAAGCAgattcagcagcagcaacagcagcagcagcagccaccaccgccaccaccacctccaccaccccTAATGAGACAAACAATAACACGCAACCTTCAGCCTCTGCTCCGGCCAACCATTTCCAGACAGCAGGATCCACTAATGATACCATTAGCTTCTCTGGCTTCTCGTTCTGCTTTGTCATCGTTGGGCCCTGGTCAGTCATCTGTGGCAGCTGGGCTGCCAGTAAATCCGTCTTCTGTTGTTGTCTCTGATCTTCCTCCAGCAGTGTCCCTATCCCTCCGTGGTGAAAAGCCAGATGGACCTTTTCg tgatGCTGATACTGTTTTACCTCCCGCTGCTCTCGTGACTGCCGCTGAACTTTCTAAATCTTCCCCTCTGTCAATCAGCAGTTTGTTGGAAGAGAAG GGCTATCAGGTTCCTGTACTAAGACAACCAGCGTTACCAAGTCTTCtgggcccccaaggacaatcaaTACCCACAACTG GTCATCCAATGAGAGCCAGTACAATtcgctcagcaggtggcagaccaggctgggagcT TGCAAATCGAGGACGCCCTCATGGTGACCGTGCCCAAAGGACTCAGGCCCCATCACTACCAGCATCAACACCAGTCTTTGTGCCTGTGCCTCCACCGCCCTTGTATCCTCCACCACCCCATGCACTTCCTCTTCCACCGGGGGTACCGCCACCACAGTTTCCTCCTCAGTTCCCACCTGGTCAGCCTCCATCTGCTGGGTACTCTGTCCCCCCTCCAGGATatcccccagctcctgcaaatATGTCATCAGCTTGGGTACCAACAGCAGTACCAACGGCTCATTCAAATGCCATCCCAACGACACAAGCACCTCCCTTATCTAGGGAGGAGTTTTACAGAGAACAACGGAGACTTAAAGAGGA ggaaaagaaaaagtccaaaCTTGATGAGTTTACAAATGATTTTGCTAAGGAATTGATGGAATATAAAAAGATTCAAAAGGAGCGTAGGCGTTCGTTTTCCAG gtcCAAGTCCCCCTATAGTGCTTCATCTTACTCTAGAAGTTCGTATACCTACTCgaagtcaagatcaggttcttcccgTTCTCGCTCCTACTCTCGATCATTTAGCCGTTCCCATTCTCGTTCCTACTCACGATCACCGCCatatccaagaagaggcaaagggaagagtcgtAATTATCGTTCTAGGTCAAGGTCACATGGTTATCACCGTTCAAGGTCAAGGTCACCCCCGTACAGAAGGTACCACTCACGGTCAAGGTCTCCAGTATTTagaggccagtctcccactaaacggactatacctcaaggggaaggagaaagggagtaTTTTAACAGATACAGAGAAGTTCCACCATATGATGTGAAAGCATACTATGGCAGATCAGTTGACTTTAGAGAtccatttgaaaaagaaagatacagagaatgggaaaggaATTATAGAGAATGGTatgaaaagttttacaagggctATGTTGTCGGCGCTCAACCTCGTCCGCCAGTAAATAGAGAGAACTTTTCACCAGATAGGtttggtccacctgggaccagacGAGAGAATTCGCCGTATGCTCGGGGACGTAGGGAGGAGTATCCAGGTGGGCAGAGCCACAGAAATCGTAATATAGCAGGAAATtaccctgaaaaaccttctgggAGAGAGAGCCATGGCATTAAAGATCCTACAAAATCAaaagagaaggaggtggaaaATCCACTGGGAGATGGCAAaggaaataaacataaaaaacatcggaagagaagaaaaggggatgagaatgAAGGATTTCCTAATGCCGAGTTGTTAGAAGGTGCAAGAAAACCAAGAGAGCCAGTGACAACAGAAGACGTTAAAACGGACTCTCTGTTCATGCTTCCAAGCAGAGATGATGCCACCCCAGTGAGAGATGAACCTATGGAAGCAGATTCTATTGCTTTCAAACCagtgtctgaaaaggagaaaaaagagaaggataagCCAAAAGCAAAAGTGGACAAGACAAAGCGGAAAGTAGAAGTGGCTGTTCCTCCTAAGAAAGATAATGTAACAAAACCAGCTAAAGCTTCCCAAGAGAAGGTGGACACAGATCGTGAAAAATCTCCTCGAACAGAACctcctgtgaaaaaagtgaaggaggagTTGCCAAAGACAGACAGTGTTAAAACATCTTCctctcaaaaggaagaaaagactgcTGGTACCCCACGGAAAGTTCACCCAAAAGTGACGAAAGATCACCCAGAAACAAGACCAgccaaggaagaaaaggcaaagaaagaccATCCGAAAGAAACCAAGTCAGAGAAGCCCTCCAACAAAGAGGACAAGTCAAAAAAGCCTGCTGAAAAAAGCAAACCTTCTgatgcaaaacctgaaaaaagaaaaagaaaagcagatgaaaaggCTGATAAAGAACATGAAGCCACTTCTGTAAAGGCCTCTAAAGCAGAACCTGCTGAATCGAAAACATCACCGAAGGGGAAGACTGAGCCGGATGGTGAAAAAGGAGAGCGAACGCCAGAAAAGGATAAATCCGCTTTTCTTAACAACCCTGCAAAAAAGATTAAACTTAACCGAGAAACCGGCAAAAAGATTGTGAGTGGAGAAAATGTGCCACCTGCAAAAGAACCTGTTGAGAAACCTGAGCCGAGCAGCAGCAAGgttaaacaagaaaaagcaaagggaaaagtgagaagaaaagtaACAGCAGCTGATGGATCTAGTTCAACTCTTGTAGATTACACCAG CACTAGTTCTACTGGAGGAAGCCCCGttagaaagactgaagaaaagccAGATACAAAACGAACTGTCATTAAGACCATGGAGGAGTATAATAATGATATAACAGCGCCTGCTGAAGACGTCATTATTATGATCCAAGTCCCTCAGTCAAAGTGGGATAAAGATGACTTTGAATCTGAAGAGGAAGACATTAAATCTACGCAGGTGCCCACAAACATAGGAAAACCTGCTAGTGTTATAAAAAATGTGAGTGCTAAGCCAGCAAACCCCgtaaaacacaatgaaaaagagACGGAGCCTttggagaaaacacagaaaactacaAAAGAGGCCAGTTATGAAAGCTCCCAGCATGATGCAAAAAGTTCAAAAAGTTCAATgttgaatgaaaaaggaaaaaccaaagacCGGGATCATTCTTTGTCAGACAAGGACACTtctgagaagagaaagagcagtGTTCAGCCAGAAAAAGACCACTCGGAACGTGCATCTGagcaaggaaatggaaaaaatatttctcaatcTTCCAAAGACAGCAGGTCTTCAGAGAAACACGATACTGGCCGTGGGTCCACTGCTAAAGACTTTACTCCTAACCGAGACAAAAAATCTGACCACGATGGCAACAGAGATCATTCTAGTTCCAAGCGTAGGGATGAAAAGAGTGAATTAGCCAGGAGAAAAGACTCCCCTTCTCGGAACAGAGAATCTGCATCTGTACAGAAAAGCAAGCCGAGAGAGGAACGAGCAGAGCCGTCCAAAAAGGGCGTTGGAGATGCCAAAAGGAGCAGCTACAGCCCTCCGCGGGAGCGGAAGCAGACTGATCACAAAGCCGCTCACGATTCCAAGCGTACATTGGAGGAACACAAACCTCCAGataaaaatgtaggaaaagagaaagagaagcatgtAGCAGAAGTAAAGAGCAATAAAGAGAAAGAGCCAGGTGTTACTAAACCACCTGTGAAACAAGAATCGCCAGAtgtaaaaaatgagaaagagaacGTGACTGGACAAAACGATAAAAATGTTGTCAAGCCCAAGCCTCAGGTAAGCACCTCCTCACGGCTCTCTTCTGATCTAACTCGAGAGACTGATGAGGCTGCGTTTGTACCAGACTACAACGAAAGTGACAGTGAGAGTAATGTATCTGCAAAAgatgaggaagctgcaggaaaaaatccGAAAGAACCgaaagaaaaagctgttgaaaAGGTGAAAGAGGAGACGACAGCACCCGCTGCAGTTGAGCAGCCTGAAGCCAGCAGAAGTCAAAGTCAGAGCAGCCCCAGCGTGAGCCGCAGCCGTAGTCAAAGCCCTTCCGAGAGTCAGACTCGAAGccacagcagcagtgccagctcaGGAGAGAgtcaagacagcaagaaaaagaaaaagaaaaaagagaagaagaagcaCAAGAAGCATAAGAAACACAAGAAGCATAAGAAACACGTGGGAAACGAAACGGAATTGGAAAAGAgccaaaaacacaaacacaagaagaaaaaatcgAAGAAGAGCAAAGATAAAGAGAAAGATGaccaaaaagtgaaatctgtcactaCATAG
- the RBBP6 gene encoding E3 ubiquitin-protein ligase RBBP6 isoform X4, giving the protein MSCVHYKFSSKLNYDTVTFDGLHISLCDLKRQIMGREKLKAADCDLQITNAQTKEEYTDDNALIPKNSSVIVRRIPIGGVKATSKTYVMTPKSHKILETAFRSRTEPVSGTSKATANLAEANASEEDKIKAMMTQSGHEYDPINYMKKPLGPPPPSYTCFRCGKPGHYIKNCPTNGDKNFESVPRIKKSTGIPRSFMMEVKDPNTKGAMLTNTGKYAIPTIDAEAYAIGKKEKPPFLPEDPSSSSEEDDPIPDELLCLICKDIMTDAVVIPCCGNSYCDECIRTALLESEEHTCPTCHQTDVSPDALIANKFLRQAVNNFKNETGYTKRLRKQIQQQQQQQQQPPPPPPPPPPLMRQTITRNLQPLLRPTISRQQDPLMIPLASLASRSALSSLGPGQSSVAAGLPVNPSSVVVSDLPPAVSLSLRGEKPDGPFRDADTVLPPAALVTAAELSKSSPLSISSLLEEKGYQVPVLRQPALPSLLGPQGQSIPTTGHPMRASTIRSAGGRPGWELANRGRPHGDRAQRTQAPSLPASTPVFVPVPPPPLYPPPPHALPLPPGVPPPQFPPQFPPGQPPSAGYSVPPPGYPPAPANMSSAWVPTAVPTAHSNAIPTTQAPPLSREEFYREQRRLKEEEKKKSKLDEFTNDFAKELMEYKKIQKERRRSFSRSKSPYSASSYSRSSYTYSKSRSGSSRSRSYSRSFSRSHSRSYSRSPPYPRRGKGKSRNYRSRSRSHGYHRSRSRSPPYRRYHSRSRSPVFRGQSPTKRTIPQGEGEREYFNRYREVPPYDVKAYYGRSVDFRDPFEKERYREWERNYREWYEKFYKGYVVGAQPRPPVNRENFSPDRFGPPGTRRENSPYARGRREEYPGGQSHRNRNIAGNYPEKPSGRESHGIKDPTKSKEKEVENPLGDGKGNKHKKHRKRRKGDENEGFPNAELLEGARKPREPVTTEDVKTDSLFMLPSRDDATPVRDEPMEADSIAFKPVSEKEKKEKDKPKAKVDKTKRKVEVAVPPKKDNVTKPAKASQEKVDTDREKSPRTEPPVKKVKEELPKTDSVKTSSSQKEEKTAGTPRKVHPKVTKDHPETRPAKEEKAKKDHPKETKSEKPSNKEDKSKKPAEKSKPSDAKPEKRKRKADEKADKEHEATSVKASKAEPAESKTSPKGKTEPDGEKGERTPEKDKSAFLNNPAKKIKLNRETGKKIVSGENVPPAKEPVEKPEPSSSKVKQEKAKGKVRRKVTAADGSSSTLVDYTSTSSTGGSPVRKTEEKPDTKRTVIKTMEEYNNDITAPAEDVIIMIQVPQSKWDKDDFESEEEDIKSTQVPTNIGKPASVIKNVSAKPANPVKHNEKETEPLEKTQKTTKEASYESSQHDAKSSKSSMLNEKGKTKDRDHSLSDKDTSEKRKSSVQPEKDHSERASEQGNGKNISQSSKDSRSSEKHDTGRGSTAKDFTPNRDKKSDHDGNRDHSSSKRRDEKSELARRKDSPSRNRESASVQKSKPREERAEPSKKGVGDAKRSSYSPPRERKQTDHKAAHDSKRTLEEHKPPDKNVGKEKEKHVAEVKSNKEKEPGVTKPPVKQESPDVKNEKENVTGQNDKNVVKPKPQVSTSSRLSSDLTRETDEAAFVPDYNESDSESNVSAKDEEAAGKNPKEPKEKAVEKVKEETTAPAAVEQPEASRSQSQSSPSVSRSRSQSPSESQTRSHSSSASSGESQDSKKKKKKKEKKKHKKHKKHKKHKKHVGNETELEKSQKHKHKKKKSKKSKDKEKDDQKVKSVTT; this is encoded by the exons gacaaaaattttGAGTCTGTTCCCAGAATTAAAAAGAGCACGggaattccaaggagtttcatgatggaggtgaaagatcccaatacaaagggtgctatgctgacgaACACTGGAAAATATGCCATACCAACTATTGATGC ggaagcttatgctataggaaagaaggaaaagcctcCCTTTTTACCAGAGGACCCGTCCTCCTCCTCAGAAGAAGATGATCCTATTCCagatgagttgttatgtctcatttgtaaagataTAATGACTGACGCGGttgttattccctgctgtggaaacagttattgtgacgaAT GTATTAGAACAGCATTACTGGAATCGGAGGAACATACGTGCCCAACATGTCATCAAACAGATGTTTCtcctgatgctttaattgccaatAAGTTCCTGCGCCAG gctgtgaacaacttcaaAAATGAAACTGGCTACACAAAAAGGCTCCGTAAGCAgattcagcagcagcaacagcagcagcagcagccaccaccgccaccaccacctccaccaccccTAATGAGACAAACAATAACACGCAACCTTCAGCCTCTGCTCCGGCCAACCATTTCCAGACAGCAGGATCCACTAATGATACCATTAGCTTCTCTGGCTTCTCGTTCTGCTTTGTCATCGTTGGGCCCTGGTCAGTCATCTGTGGCAGCTGGGCTGCCAGTAAATCCGTCTTCTGTTGTTGTCTCTGATCTTCCTCCAGCAGTGTCCCTATCCCTCCGTGGTGAAAAGCCAGATGGACCTTTTCg tgatGCTGATACTGTTTTACCTCCCGCTGCTCTCGTGACTGCCGCTGAACTTTCTAAATCTTCCCCTCTGTCAATCAGCAGTTTGTTGGAAGAGAAG GGCTATCAGGTTCCTGTACTAAGACAACCAGCGTTACCAAGTCTTCtgggcccccaaggacaatcaaTACCCACAACTG GTCATCCAATGAGAGCCAGTACAATtcgctcagcaggtggcagaccaggctgggagcT TGCAAATCGAGGACGCCCTCATGGTGACCGTGCCCAAAGGACTCAGGCCCCATCACTACCAGCATCAACACCAGTCTTTGTGCCTGTGCCTCCACCGCCCTTGTATCCTCCACCACCCCATGCACTTCCTCTTCCACCGGGGGTACCGCCACCACAGTTTCCTCCTCAGTTCCCACCTGGTCAGCCTCCATCTGCTGGGTACTCTGTCCCCCCTCCAGGATatcccccagctcctgcaaatATGTCATCAGCTTGGGTACCAACAGCAGTACCAACGGCTCATTCAAATGCCATCCCAACGACACAAGCACCTCCCTTATCTAGGGAGGAGTTTTACAGAGAACAACGGAGACTTAAAGAGGA ggaaaagaaaaagtccaaaCTTGATGAGTTTACAAATGATTTTGCTAAGGAATTGATGGAATATAAAAAGATTCAAAAGGAGCGTAGGCGTTCGTTTTCCAG gtcCAAGTCCCCCTATAGTGCTTCATCTTACTCTAGAAGTTCGTATACCTACTCgaagtcaagatcaggttcttcccgTTCTCGCTCCTACTCTCGATCATTTAGCCGTTCCCATTCTCGTTCCTACTCACGATCACCGCCatatccaagaagaggcaaagggaagagtcgtAATTATCGTTCTAGGTCAAGGTCACATGGTTATCACCGTTCAAGGTCAAGGTCACCCCCGTACAGAAGGTACCACTCACGGTCAAGGTCTCCAGTATTTagaggccagtctcccactaaacggactatacctcaaggggaaggagaaagggagtaTTTTAACAGATACAGAGAAGTTCCACCATATGATGTGAAAGCATACTATGGCAGATCAGTTGACTTTAGAGAtccatttgaaaaagaaagatacagagaatgggaaaggaATTATAGAGAATGGTatgaaaagttttacaagggctATGTTGTCGGCGCTCAACCTCGTCCGCCAGTAAATAGAGAGAACTTTTCACCAGATAGGtttggtccacctgggaccagacGAGAGAATTCGCCGTATGCTCGGGGACGTAGGGAGGAGTATCCAGGTGGGCAGAGCCACAGAAATCGTAATATAGCAGGAAATtaccctgaaaaaccttctgggAGAGAGAGCCATGGCATTAAAGATCCTACAAAATCAaaagagaaggaggtggaaaATCCACTGGGAGATGGCAAaggaaataaacataaaaaacatcggaagagaagaaaaggggatgagaatgAAGGATTTCCTAATGCCGAGTTGTTAGAAGGTGCAAGAAAACCAAGAGAGCCAGTGACAACAGAAGACGTTAAAACGGACTCTCTGTTCATGCTTCCAAGCAGAGATGATGCCACCCCAGTGAGAGATGAACCTATGGAAGCAGATTCTATTGCTTTCAAACCagtgtctgaaaaggagaaaaaagagaaggataagCCAAAAGCAAAAGTGGACAAGACAAAGCGGAAAGTAGAAGTGGCTGTTCCTCCTAAGAAAGATAATGTAACAAAACCAGCTAAAGCTTCCCAAGAGAAGGTGGACACAGATCGTGAAAAATCTCCTCGAACAGAACctcctgtgaaaaaagtgaaggaggagTTGCCAAAGACAGACAGTGTTAAAACATCTTCctctcaaaaggaagaaaagactgcTGGTACCCCACGGAAAGTTCACCCAAAAGTGACGAAAGATCACCCAGAAACAAGACCAgccaaggaagaaaaggcaaagaaagaccATCCGAAAGAAACCAAGTCAGAGAAGCCCTCCAACAAAGAGGACAAGTCAAAAAAGCCTGCTGAAAAAAGCAAACCTTCTgatgcaaaacctgaaaaaagaaaaagaaaagcagatgaaaaggCTGATAAAGAACATGAAGCCACTTCTGTAAAGGCCTCTAAAGCAGAACCTGCTGAATCGAAAACATCACCGAAGGGGAAGACTGAGCCGGATGGTGAAAAAGGAGAGCGAACGCCAGAAAAGGATAAATCCGCTTTTCTTAACAACCCTGCAAAAAAGATTAAACTTAACCGAGAAACCGGCAAAAAGATTGTGAGTGGAGAAAATGTGCCACCTGCAAAAGAACCTGTTGAGAAACCTGAGCCGAGCAGCAGCAAGgttaaacaagaaaaagcaaagggaaaagtgagaagaaaagtaACAGCAGCTGATGGATCTAGTTCAACTCTTGTAGATTACACCAG CACTAGTTCTACTGGAGGAAGCCCCGttagaaagactgaagaaaagccAGATACAAAACGAACTGTCATTAAGACCATGGAGGAGTATAATAATGATATAACAGCGCCTGCTGAAGACGTCATTATTATGATCCAAGTCCCTCAGTCAAAGTGGGATAAAGATGACTTTGAATCTGAAGAGGAAGACATTAAATCTACGCAGGTGCCCACAAACATAGGAAAACCTGCTAGTGTTATAAAAAATGTGAGTGCTAAGCCAGCAAACCCCgtaaaacacaatgaaaaagagACGGAGCCTttggagaaaacacagaaaactacaAAAGAGGCCAGTTATGAAAGCTCCCAGCATGATGCAAAAAGTTCAAAAAGTTCAATgttgaatgaaaaaggaaaaaccaaagacCGGGATCATTCTTTGTCAGACAAGGACACTtctgagaagagaaagagcagtGTTCAGCCAGAAAAAGACCACTCGGAACGTGCATCTGagcaaggaaatggaaaaaatatttctcaatcTTCCAAAGACAGCAGGTCTTCAGAGAAACACGATACTGGCCGTGGGTCCACTGCTAAAGACTTTACTCCTAACCGAGACAAAAAATCTGACCACGATGGCAACAGAGATCATTCTAGTTCCAAGCGTAGGGATGAAAAGAGTGAATTAGCCAGGAGAAAAGACTCCCCTTCTCGGAACAGAGAATCTGCATCTGTACAGAAAAGCAAGCCGAGAGAGGAACGAGCAGAGCCGTCCAAAAAGGGCGTTGGAGATGCCAAAAGGAGCAGCTACAGCCCTCCGCGGGAGCGGAAGCAGACTGATCACAAAGCCGCTCACGATTCCAAGCGTACATTGGAGGAACACAAACCTCCAGataaaaatgtaggaaaagagaaagagaagcatgtAGCAGAAGTAAAGAGCAATAAAGAGAAAGAGCCAGGTGTTACTAAACCACCTGTGAAACAAGAATCGCCAGAtgtaaaaaatgagaaagagaacGTGACTGGACAAAACGATAAAAATGTTGTCAAGCCCAAGCCTCAGGTAAGCACCTCCTCACGGCTCTCTTCTGATCTAACTCGAGAGACTGATGAGGCTGCGTTTGTACCAGACTACAACGAAAGTGACAGTGAGAGTAATGTATCTGCAAAAgatgaggaagctgcaggaaaaaatccGAAAGAACCgaaagaaaaagctgttgaaaAGGTGAAAGAGGAGACGACAGCACCCGCTGCAGTTGAGCAGCCTGAAGCCAGCAGAAGTCAAAGTCAGAGCAGCCCCAGCGTGAGCCGCAGCCGTAGTCAAAGCCCTTCCGAGAGTCAGACTCGAAGccacagcagcagtgccagctcaGGAGAGAgtcaagacagcaagaaaaagaaaaagaaaaaagagaagaagaagcaCAAGAAGCATAAGAAACACAAGAAGCATAAGAAACACGTGGGAAACGAAACGGAATTGGAAAAGAgccaaaaacacaaacacaagaagaaaaaatcgAAGAAGAGCAAAGATAAAGAGAAAGATGaccaaaaagtgaaatctgtcactaCATAG